A region from the Rosa rugosa chromosome 6, drRosRugo1.1, whole genome shotgun sequence genome encodes:
- the LOC133718209 gene encoding putative disease resistance RPP13-like protein 1 — protein sequence MGNLKDLQILTVFVVDKHTARDNLLELKKLQNLCGRLCISGLGDVVHGSALEAHILRDKKFLSDLVLNWGGRHDSEVGNNTVDEIEVLEKLQPHPNLERLIVTDYGGRFFPGWSGYYTSLRPRKALVYLELVDCVNCVSLPPLGQLPCLRELDISGLHGVLSIGSEFYYGDNTTRANKPFRSLQSLRFYDMSGWQEWCHVGGEEDEGGVFPSLVQLDVSDCPNLSGRLALDSFPMLKEVDLIRTNLSLVTRSRDSKLSLNQLRLQSCSKVVAFPSGGLHAPNLTEIEIRRYEKLSSLPEQMETLLPSLVSLSLWDCPELECVPEGGFPSKLKSLNIMDSKKLNAKSTQNMNKALRRLTSLEELRLDFDCDEECEKVDWFSEGLLPSTLDYLLIHRLKCEAIDGAKWFGHLNSLRSLEISNCSSLRCLPDCGLPSSLTHLFIHGCPLLEKRCQRETGEDWSKIAHISMILIDWHTI from the coding sequence ATGGGCAATTTGAAAGACCTCCAGATTTTAACCGTATTTGTGGTAGACAAGCACACTGCAAGGGATAATTTGCTAGAGTTGAAGAAGCTTCAAAATTTGTGCGGAAGACTTTGTATTTCAGGGCTTGGTGATGTTGTGCATGGCAGCGCTTTGGAGGCCCACATTCTGAGGGACAAGAAGTTTCTTAGTGATCTAGTTTTGAATTGGGGAGGAAGGCATGATAGTGAAGTAGGCAATAATACTGTAGACGAAATAGAAGTGCTTGAGAAGCTCCAACCTCACCCAAACCTAGAAAGGCTTATAGTTACAGATTATGGAGGCAGATTCTTTCCAGGTTGGTCAGGATATTATACTTCCTTGCGACCAAGAAAAGCTCTAGTTTATCTTGAGCTTGTTGATTGTGTAAATTGTGTCTCCTTGCCACCATTGGGACAGCTACCTTGCCTCAGAGAGCTTGATATTTCTGGGTTACATGGAGTGCTGTCCATTGGTTCCGAGTTTTATTATGGTGACAATACTACTCGTGCAAACAAACCATTTAGGTCTCTACAATCGTTGAGATTCTATGATATGAGCGGGTGGCAAGAATGGTGTCATGTTGGAGGTGAGGAGGATGAAGGTGGGGTTTTTCCTAGTCTTGTTCAGCTTGATGTATCAGACTGTCCTAATCTTTCCGGGAGATTAGCGTTAGACAGCTTCCCGATGCTGAAAGAGGTCGACTTGATCAGGACTAACCTATCCCTAGTCACCAGGTCACGGGACTCTAAATTATCCCTGAATCAGTTGCGATTACAGTCGTGCTCAAAAGTTGTAGCTTTTCCCAGTGGAGGGTTACATGCACCCAACTTGACGGAAATAGAAATCCGACGATATGAGAAGTTGAGTTCGTTGCCGGAACAAATGGAGACCCTTCTCCCATCTCTTGTGTCTTTGTCGTTATGGGATTGCCCAGAACTGGAATGTGTTCCGGAAGGGGGATTCCCGTCAAAGTTAAAATCACTTAACATCATGGACAGTAAAAAACTGAATGCAAAGAGTACACAGAATATGAACAAAGCTCTGCGAAGACTGACCTCTCTTGAAGAACTGAGACTTGACTTCGACTGCGACGAAGAATGCGAAAAGGTAGATTGGTTTTCGGAGGGCCTCTTGCCCAGCACTCTCGATTACCTCCTGATCCACCGTCTCAAGTGTGAGGCCATCGACGGCGCCAAATGGTTTGGCCATCTCAACTCTCTTCGAAGCTTGGAGATTAGCAACTGCTCTTCGCTCCGGTGCTTGCCAGATTGTGGGTTACCCTCGTCTCTTACTCATCTATTTATCCATGGATGTCCTTTGCTTGAAAAACGGTGCCAAAGAGAGACAGGTGAAGATTGGTCCAAGATTGCTCACATCTCTATGATATTGATCGATTGGCATACGATATGA
- the LOC133718842 gene encoding putative disease resistance RPP13-like protein 1: METSAGYSASQTIPSTSLVEEFGVCGRDDEKETLMKLLLSDDQSGNKISVIPIVGMGGIGKTTLPQFLYNDDRVKQHFDLQAWACVSEKFDVLRISQQIYESLTSDAFFIMNLDLLQSKLKVALMGKRIFLVLDDLWNKNYTEWDVLRRPFQFGAHGSKIIVTTRNQDVACMVCTLEAHRLRPMSEEDGWLLFEKHAFKNAGVGAYLHLEEIGRQIVRKSNGLPLAIKSLGGLLCSKLTVGEWESIYIEQ, from the coding sequence ATGGAAACAAGTGCTGGATACAGTGCATCACAAACAATACCGTCAACTTCTTTGGTCGAAGAGTTCGGTGTGTGTGGCAGGGATGATGAGAAGGAAACACTTATGAAATTGTTGCTATCAGATGATCAGAGTGGCAATAAAATAAGTGTGATTCCTATTGTGGGTATGGGTGGGATTGGAAAGACCACCCTTCCCCAGTTTCTATACAATGATGATAGAGTCAAACAGCATTTTGACCTCCAAGCATGGGCATGTGTTTCTGAAAAATTTGATGTCCTTCGGATCTCACAACAAATTTATGAGTCCCTTACTTCAGATGCTTTCTTCATTATGAACTTAGATCTGCTTCAGTCAAAATTGAAGGTTGCTTTGATGGGGAAAAGGATTTTCCTTGTTCTTGATGACTTGTGGAATAAAAATTACACTGAATGGGATGTTTTAAGGCGTCCATTTCAATTTGGAGCACATGGAAGTAAGATTATTGTCACAACACGCAATCAAGATGTTGCATGCATGGTGTGTACTCTTGAAGCTCACCGTCTCAGGCCGATGTCTGAGGAAGATGGCTGGTTGTTATTTGAAAAACATGCCTTCAAAAATGCAGGTGTTGGTGCATACTTACATCTTGAAGAAATCGGTAGACAAATTGTTCGAAAGAGCAATGGTCTTCCTTTGGCTATTAAGTCTCTTGGGGGTCTCTTATGTTCTAAATTAACTGTGGGGGAATGGGAAAGTATATATATTGAACAGTGA